One segment of Candidatus Nitrospira nitrosa DNA contains the following:
- a CDS encoding TVP38/TMEM64 family protein has protein sequence MAATGTGWIKLGVLLAVLIGAYAAASRFDLGELRKPEQITDHLRAAGPFGPILFMTLMATAVVISPIPSLPLDLAAGATFGVTLGTIYAVTGAEIGAILSFLIGRALGREAMTRIFRTEISFCERCSDRHLAIFVFLSRLIPLFSFDLISYGAGLTNMSLKAFALATLLGMIVPTYALTYAGSTVISGEWLLIVLGLTMVAMLLLVPKLVTRYPTARWVRLLRGDMPVATPLHISPTQPVTSGPDSSSRCDSCGRPLS, from the coding sequence ATGGCGGCCACAGGAACCGGCTGGATCAAACTTGGCGTACTGCTCGCCGTTCTGATCGGCGCGTACGCAGCGGCATCCAGGTTTGATCTTGGAGAACTGCGGAAACCTGAACAGATAACCGACCATCTGCGCGCAGCCGGCCCCTTCGGCCCGATCCTGTTTATGACGCTGATGGCGACCGCCGTCGTCATCAGCCCCATCCCTAGTCTACCCTTGGATTTGGCCGCAGGAGCGACATTCGGCGTGACCCTTGGAACGATCTATGCCGTCACCGGTGCGGAGATTGGAGCCATCCTCAGTTTTCTTATCGGTCGAGCTCTGGGACGGGAGGCCATGACTCGGATCTTTCGAACCGAAATCAGTTTTTGCGAGCGCTGTTCGGATCGGCACTTGGCCATCTTCGTATTCTTGTCTCGATTGATCCCACTGTTTTCTTTTGACCTCATCAGTTACGGCGCGGGGTTGACGAACATGTCACTGAAGGCCTTTGCCCTGGCGACGCTGCTGGGAATGATTGTTCCCACCTACGCGCTGACGTACGCGGGTAGCACCGTAATCTCCGGGGAGTGGCTGTTGATCGTACTGGGGCTGACCATGGTGGCCATGCTCCTGCTCGTCCCAAAGTTGGTCACCCGGTATCCTACCGCTCGTTGGGTTCGTCTTCTGCGAGGTGATATGCCGGTCGCAACGCCGCTCCATATTTCTCCTACACAGCCGGTAACTTCCGGTCCCGACAGTTCCTCTCGATGCGACTCCTGCGGGCGACCATTGAGCTAA
- the bufB gene encoding MNIO family bufferin maturase, protein MSVYSSTPIPAQAGIGLRSQHYREILEEPPPVAWMEAHPENYFGEGGAPLRILERIRAGYPLSFHGVGLSLGAIDPLNRAHLAKLKGVIDRFEPSFVSEHLSWSSVDGRFFNDLLPLPYTEESLSHICARIDEVQTVLQRPILIENITRYLTWRDSSIPEGDFMAAVIRRTGCGILLDLNNLYVNAVNFHLDPVKFLEAIPPDAVWEIHLAGFDHVGRWLVDTHGQAVYPEVWSLYQWVLHHFGPRPTLIEWDTNLPPLPVLLEQASQADVLLGACYATTA, encoded by the coding sequence ATGTCTGTGTATAGTTCAACTCCGATCCCGGCTCAGGCCGGGATCGGACTGCGGTCACAACATTATCGTGAGATTCTGGAGGAGCCGCCTCCCGTCGCCTGGATGGAAGCTCATCCGGAGAACTACTTCGGAGAAGGGGGCGCGCCGCTCCGCATCCTGGAGCGGATCAGAGCCGGTTATCCCTTGAGCTTTCATGGAGTCGGGCTCTCGTTAGGCGCCATCGATCCGCTGAATCGGGCTCATCTCGCTAAACTCAAAGGCGTGATCGACCGCTTCGAGCCGTCGTTCGTATCGGAGCACCTATCTTGGAGTTCCGTCGATGGGCGCTTCTTCAATGATCTCTTGCCGCTTCCGTATACGGAAGAAAGCTTGAGTCACATCTGCGCCAGAATCGATGAAGTCCAGACTGTCTTACAACGGCCGATACTGATCGAAAATATCACCCGGTACCTGACTTGGCGAGACTCCAGCATTCCGGAGGGTGACTTCATGGCCGCAGTCATCCGGCGAACCGGCTGCGGGATTCTGCTGGATCTCAATAATCTCTACGTCAATGCCGTGAATTTCCACCTGGACCCCGTGAAGTTTCTCGAGGCTATTCCACCCGATGCCGTTTGGGAGATCCATCTGGCGGGTTTCGATCATGTCGGAAGATGGCTGGTCGATACCCATGGGCAAGCGGTCTATCCGGAAGTGTGGAGTCTGTATCAGTGGGTGCTCCACCACTTCGGCCCGAGGCCGACACTCATCGAATGGGATACGAACTTGCCGCCGTTGCCTGTGCTGCTCGAACAAGCCTCGCAGGCCGATGTCCTTCTTGGAGCCTGTTATGCCACGACTGCATGA
- a CDS encoding acyloxyacyl hydrolase: MLSTERARPIGYFVSFLAFVLVILWVEVSGARAQSSFEAGDRLSKGTVELGGTLGYAQGTTVVGNGPSANRSAVFVMPRLGVVLTDPLGNSWWKGNVELLVQPVFARFIEPFAAEAAGGSFLLKYNFLSFGRWVPFWDAGAGMIWTNLAPRIPEQSTQFEFVLETGPGVHYFATDRMIWTMGVRLHHISNSNLGDRNTGVNGILPYIGLSFFTPGFF, translated from the coding sequence ATGCTAAGTACTGAGCGAGCTCGACCGATCGGCTATTTTGTATCGTTCTTGGCCTTCGTACTCGTCATACTCTGGGTCGAGGTCAGTGGAGCGAGAGCGCAATCCTCCTTCGAGGCTGGCGATCGGCTGTCGAAAGGCACGGTCGAACTCGGCGGGACGCTGGGATATGCGCAGGGCACGACCGTAGTTGGAAACGGCCCCTCCGCGAATCGCAGCGCCGTTTTTGTGATGCCGCGTCTTGGTGTGGTCTTGACCGATCCCTTGGGGAACAGTTGGTGGAAAGGCAACGTCGAACTCCTCGTTCAACCGGTGTTTGCACGCTTTATCGAACCGTTTGCGGCAGAAGCGGCAGGAGGGTCGTTCCTCCTGAAATATAATTTTCTGTCGTTCGGGCGATGGGTGCCGTTCTGGGACGCCGGCGCGGGTATGATCTGGACCAATCTCGCTCCGCGAATCCCTGAGCAAAGCACGCAGTTCGAATTTGTGTTGGAAACCGGACCCGGTGTGCATTATTTTGCGACCGATCGTATGATCTGGACTATGGGCGTACGGTTGCACCACATTTCGAACTCCAATCTCGGCGACCGAAATACCGGGGTCAACGGAATACTGCCCTATATTGGGCTTTCATTCTTCACACCCGGGTTCTTTTGA
- a CDS encoding Crp/Fnr family transcriptional regulator, with product MEQPSSSTNKLWYLKHIRLFDGISPSEMQEMEKITRMEEVKKRQPLYLPGDPSSNVYLLKKGRVKIANSAPSGKEVTFDILEPGEVFGELEVLEDAPRSTSAETLDDTLICVIPRKDFDQYLAMHPNVTVKLTKLIGLRLRKIQSRVEDLVFRDVPARLAHLLVELSKSDGVKEATGIRLKAKLTHQEMANLIGCSRETVSSTLGQFRDDGLVRLDGRTITIVDEKGLSRVFA from the coding sequence ATGGAACAGCCTTCTTCCTCCACGAATAAGCTGTGGTACCTCAAGCATATTCGCTTGTTCGACGGGATCTCTCCATCTGAAATGCAGGAAATGGAGAAGATTACACGCATGGAAGAGGTCAAAAAGCGCCAGCCTCTCTACCTTCCCGGTGATCCAAGCAGCAACGTATACCTTCTGAAAAAAGGGCGTGTCAAAATTGCCAATAGCGCGCCCAGCGGCAAAGAGGTCACATTCGACATCCTGGAGCCGGGCGAAGTGTTCGGTGAGCTGGAGGTGTTGGAAGACGCTCCTCGCTCGACATCTGCGGAGACGCTCGATGACACACTGATCTGTGTGATCCCTCGAAAAGACTTCGATCAGTATCTCGCGATGCATCCGAACGTGACAGTGAAGCTCACCAAGCTCATCGGCCTACGGCTGAGGAAAATCCAGAGCCGCGTCGAAGATCTCGTTTTTCGTGACGTGCCGGCGCGTTTGGCTCATCTGCTTGTCGAACTCAGCAAGAGCGACGGCGTGAAAGAGGCCACCGGCATACGCCTGAAGGCCAAGTTGACCCACCAGGAGATGGCAAACCTGATCGGCTGCAGTCGCGAAACGGTGAGTAGTACCCTGGGACAATTCCGTGACGACGGTCTGGTTCGGCTCGATGGTCGTACCATTACCATCGTCGATGAAAAAGGGTTATCACGGGTCTTCGCGTAA
- a CDS encoding PEP-CTERM sorting domain-containing protein produces the protein MMKRSNQLKYATLAIVALTTGFTDTAVATPITFSVGGNNTAASIQSTVDAFRNAAGNPVNPNVAGSFPSGRREINWDGVPNGFAAPNNLPNNFFNANSPRGAEFSTPGTAVQVSANAGIDAVEFGTINPTYPDLFATFSPQRLFTAIGSNVVDINFFVSGSSTPAAVSAFGSVFTDVDLANTTRIEYFDPSGSLLTSIFAPVGTTGNESLSFAGVAFNAGEQIARVRITNGNTALGAGVNEIGSLDLVVMDDFIYAEPQARVSAVPEPTTLILMMTGLAALALSRQLRRQ, from the coding sequence ATGATGAAACGTTCAAATCAATTGAAATATGCAACTCTCGCAATCGTTGCTCTTACCACTGGATTCACAGACACCGCGGTTGCCACGCCGATCACGTTCTCCGTCGGAGGGAACAATACAGCCGCGTCAATCCAATCAACCGTCGATGCCTTTCGCAATGCGGCTGGTAATCCGGTGAATCCAAACGTAGCAGGGAGCTTTCCGAGCGGGCGTCGTGAGATCAATTGGGACGGTGTCCCGAATGGGTTCGCCGCTCCCAATAACCTTCCGAACAATTTCTTCAATGCCAACTCCCCGCGTGGTGCCGAATTTTCCACCCCAGGGACGGCAGTTCAAGTGAGCGCAAATGCAGGGATCGACGCGGTCGAGTTCGGCACGATCAACCCGACCTATCCTGACCTCTTCGCCACCTTCAGCCCGCAACGGCTCTTCACCGCGATCGGCAGTAATGTTGTCGATATCAACTTTTTTGTTTCTGGTAGCAGTACACCGGCAGCTGTGAGTGCATTTGGTTCTGTATTTACCGATGTCGATCTCGCCAACACAACCAGGATTGAGTACTTTGATCCAAGCGGCAGTCTCCTTACGAGCATATTCGCACCGGTTGGAACAACAGGGAATGAGAGCCTCTCGTTTGCCGGAGTCGCATTCAACGCAGGAGAACAGATCGCACGCGTTCGCATTACCAATGGAAATACGGCTCTCGGCGCCGGAGTGAATGAGATAGGGTCGCTTGATCTCGTCGTCATGGATGATTTTATCTATGCTGAGCCACAGGCACGGGTTTCGGCCGTCCCCGAACCCACAACCCTTATCCTGATGATGACCGGACTAGCCGCGTTGGCACTATCGAGACAGCTTCGTCGGCAATAG
- a CDS encoding type II toxin-antitoxin system HicB family antitoxin: MQGIKCYYLDEEKQWLGYLPNFPDHWAHGETLEALQANLYRLNFDLTLMEALRKVSELSLLL, translated from the coding sequence ATGCAAGGCATCAAATGCTACTATTTGGATGAGGAGAAGCAATGGCTAGGCTATCTCCCGAACTTTCCGGACCACTGGGCCCACGGAGAAACACTTGAAGCGCTCCAAGCCAACCTGTATCGTTTGAACTTCGATCTCACACTCATGGAAGCGTTGCGAAAGGTGTCCGAACTCAGCCTTCTACTATAA
- a CDS encoding mercuric reductase, whose amino-acid sequence MKPLPGIVEMSTHEQSLVLPNDEYNQQLIANVHPPDWVNPEPTGRYNIVVIGAGTAGLITAVVAASLGAKVALIEKHLMGGDCLNVGCVPSKGMIRAARAWADLRRAKEFGLEIPAGVTYDFGAVMARMRKLRARISQNDSAHRYAKLGVDIYIGNGHFVGNDRIHVAGPSGDRTLTFAKAAICTGARASAPPTPGLQKAGYLTNETVFSLTELPQRIGVIGAGPIGCELAQSFARFGSQVYLVEAAHGIMPNEDRDAAEIVEQQIARDGVKLLCCGKHLQVEKTEGGKRLTVGSHGGQYDVTVDELLVAIGRTPNVEGIGLETAGVAYDKNGITVTTRLQTTNPKIFAAGDVCSRYKFTHAADAMAQIVIQNALFPHPFGLGYANVDSLIMPWCTFTEPEVAHVGMYERDAKGKGIEVETYTYKLDEVDRAILDGEDEGFARVHIEKGTDTILGATIVAHHAGEMIGEFAVAMKAGAGAKTIAATIHPYPTQAEVNKKVVNLWRKAHFTQRTKDLLLKLFAWMRR is encoded by the coding sequence ATGAAGCCTCTACCAGGGATCGTCGAAATGAGTACGCACGAGCAGTCGTTGGTTCTTCCCAATGACGAGTACAACCAGCAACTCATCGCCAACGTGCATCCTCCCGATTGGGTCAACCCGGAGCCGACCGGTCGCTACAACATCGTGGTCATCGGAGCCGGCACGGCGGGACTGATCACGGCGGTCGTGGCCGCAAGCCTGGGCGCCAAAGTGGCCCTGATTGAAAAGCATTTGATGGGTGGGGACTGTCTCAATGTCGGCTGTGTTCCCTCGAAAGGCATGATCCGCGCGGCCAGAGCCTGGGCCGATCTGCGACGCGCCAAGGAGTTCGGGCTCGAGATTCCGGCCGGCGTGACGTACGATTTCGGCGCCGTCATGGCGCGCATGAGGAAGTTACGTGCGCGGATCAGTCAGAACGATTCCGCGCATCGATATGCCAAATTGGGCGTAGACATCTATATCGGCAACGGCCATTTCGTCGGAAACGATCGTATCCACGTCGCGGGACCATCTGGTGATCGGACCTTGACCTTTGCGAAAGCGGCGATCTGCACCGGCGCACGAGCTTCGGCTCCTCCAACACCCGGGTTGCAGAAAGCCGGGTACCTCACGAACGAAACGGTCTTTTCATTGACGGAGTTGCCACAGCGCATCGGAGTGATCGGAGCCGGTCCCATCGGATGCGAGTTGGCTCAATCGTTTGCCCGCTTTGGAAGTCAGGTCTATTTAGTCGAGGCTGCACATGGCATCATGCCGAACGAGGACCGCGATGCGGCGGAGATCGTCGAGCAACAGATTGCGCGTGATGGGGTGAAGCTACTGTGCTGTGGGAAACACCTGCAAGTCGAGAAGACCGAAGGTGGCAAGCGCCTGACGGTCGGGTCGCACGGCGGTCAGTACGATGTGACGGTGGATGAACTCCTCGTCGCAATCGGGCGAACCCCGAATGTGGAGGGAATCGGATTGGAGACGGCGGGAGTCGCCTATGACAAGAACGGGATCACGGTGACTACCCGATTGCAGACGACGAATCCCAAGATCTTCGCGGCAGGCGATGTGTGTTCGCGGTACAAATTTACGCACGCCGCCGATGCCATGGCGCAGATCGTCATTCAGAATGCGTTGTTTCCACATCCCTTCGGCTTGGGCTATGCGAATGTCGATTCATTGATCATGCCCTGGTGCACGTTCACGGAGCCGGAAGTCGCCCATGTCGGGATGTACGAGCGGGATGCCAAGGGAAAAGGGATCGAAGTCGAGACCTATACCTACAAACTGGACGAGGTCGATCGAGCGATCCTGGACGGAGAAGACGAAGGCTTTGCCCGAGTTCACATCGAAAAGGGGACCGATACGATCCTCGGCGCCACGATCGTGGCACATCATGCCGGCGAGATGATCGGCGAATTTGCCGTCGCCATGAAGGCGGGAGCCGGGGCGAAGACAATCGCGGCCACCATCCATCCCTATCCCACCCAAGCTGAAGTGAACAAAAAGGTGGTAAACCTCTGGCGCAAGGCGCATTTCACGCAGAGAACCAAAGATCTCTTACTCAAATTGTTTGCCTGGATGCGGCGATAG
- a CDS encoding DUF2934 domain-containing protein, producing MGKEKQAVKKENPSVTDPEIVQDEIRALAYQLFCEGGCGHGRDVEHWVEAERRVLERYESKTPPRG from the coding sequence ATGGGCAAAGAGAAACAAGCAGTCAAGAAAGAGAACCCGTCCGTGACGGACCCCGAGATCGTACAAGATGAAATCCGTGCGCTAGCTTACCAGCTCTTCTGTGAGGGCGGGTGCGGACACGGGCGTGATGTTGAGCATTGGGTGGAAGCCGAGCGACGAGTGCTTGAACGGTACGAGAGCAAGACACCGCCTCGTGGCTAG
- a CDS encoding NAD(P)H-hydrate epimerase has protein sequence MIPTPQPLRFFTDSGIEVPAVTAEQMRDVDHIAGEETGPNLFQMMENAGRNLALLAIAVLGDVWSKATIVVLTDSGGNGGGGICAARHLANHGINVRLCIAEPDCLEEVPAFQRKIFQSTNGEEIARDSLGGERADLIIDALIGYGLRSAPRNPVAKLIHWANGTGTPILALDVPSGLDATTGQTPGECIRPHWTMTLALPKTGLLPQRTGQLFLADIGIPEQTYRRLGLSYVNPFAKSFWIPLICR, from the coding sequence ATGATACCCACTCCCCAGCCCTTGCGCTTTTTCACGGACAGCGGGATTGAAGTTCCCGCAGTAACGGCTGAGCAGATGCGTGATGTGGACCACATCGCCGGTGAAGAGACTGGGCCCAACCTGTTCCAAATGATGGAGAACGCCGGGCGCAATCTGGCACTGCTCGCCATTGCAGTGCTCGGCGACGTGTGGAGCAAGGCAACCATCGTCGTGCTGACCGATAGCGGAGGCAATGGCGGCGGAGGAATCTGTGCCGCCCGTCATCTGGCCAATCATGGAATCAATGTCCGGCTCTGTATTGCGGAACCGGACTGTCTTGAGGAGGTTCCGGCGTTTCAGCGGAAGATCTTCCAGTCGACGAACGGAGAAGAGATCGCGAGGGACTCCTTGGGTGGTGAGCGGGCCGATCTCATTATCGATGCTCTCATCGGGTACGGACTCCGCTCTGCGCCTCGAAATCCGGTCGCGAAGCTGATTCACTGGGCGAACGGCACAGGAACGCCGATTTTGGCGCTGGATGTTCCCTCCGGATTGGACGCCACGACCGGCCAAACGCCTGGTGAGTGCATCAGGCCCCACTGGACCATGACCTTGGCTCTGCCAAAAACAGGCCTACTGCCTCAGCGAACAGGACAGCTCTTCCTGGCCGACATCGGCATTCCCGAGCAGACGTATCGTCGTCTGGGATTGTCGTACGTCAATCCGTTCGCAAAGAGTTTCTGGATCCCGTTGATCTGCCGATAG
- a CDS encoding DUF3047 domain-containing protein, with product MTASHSSMIVGLASCLLVGIILGDPARLQAGSPPTIEVGAFSTAAPDGPWPDGWKPLTFQKIAQHTTYQLVKDGDRVVVKAASQASSSGYTKEILIDPKEYPIIQWQWKVSNILKAGNVAKKDGDDYPARIYVTFQYDSAKVGLFGKAKYEAAKLIYGRYPPLGALNYIWESRAPVGTAVPNPYTEQVHMIVVESGPAKLNTWMTEERNVYEDYKLAFGEEPPMISGIAIMTDTDNTGESATAYYGDIILKKQTRP from the coding sequence ATGACAGCGTCTCATTCTTCCATGATCGTCGGTCTCGCATCGTGCCTGTTGGTCGGAATCATCCTCGGAGATCCGGCCCGGCTCCAAGCCGGATCTCCTCCCACCATCGAAGTCGGCGCCTTTTCGACCGCTGCGCCGGATGGACCATGGCCGGACGGCTGGAAGCCGCTCACGTTCCAAAAAATTGCTCAGCATACGACGTACCAGCTCGTGAAAGACGGTGATCGCGTGGTCGTCAAGGCCGCCAGTCAGGCCTCCTCGTCCGGATATACAAAAGAAATCCTGATCGATCCGAAGGAATACCCCATCATCCAATGGCAGTGGAAAGTTTCCAATATCCTAAAAGCCGGCAACGTGGCAAAAAAAGACGGCGATGATTACCCGGCCCGCATCTACGTCACCTTCCAATACGACAGTGCGAAAGTCGGCCTCTTCGGCAAGGCGAAGTACGAAGCGGCCAAGCTGATCTATGGGCGCTATCCACCGCTCGGCGCGCTCAATTATATCTGGGAAAGTCGGGCCCCGGTGGGAACGGCGGTGCCCAACCCCTACACTGAACAGGTACACATGATTGTCGTGGAAAGCGGACCAGCCAAGCTGAACACCTGGATGACGGAAGAGCGCAACGTCTATGAAGACTACAAGCTCGCGTTTGGGGAAGAGCCGCCCATGATCTCCGGGATCGCCATCATGACGGATACCGACAACACCGGCGAGTCGGCCACCGCTTATTACGGGGATATCATACTCAAGAAGCAAACCAGACCCTGA
- a CDS encoding DoxX family protein, with protein MTRGTGLLTRALDRVIPIYHRLVWGLEALIPLFDLSVRLYLAHIFWKGGMVKLSSWMSTVMLFTMVYDVPLLPPEMAAYVTTAVELGGSCLLAVGLAGRWAALALFGLNIVASISYGQVSEAALQEAFYVGVLFLYFVLHGSGRLSADSLAEYLIRRRHSTRIAEGDGASHPVLGGR; from the coding sequence ATGACACGCGGCACCGGCTTGTTGACTCGCGCCCTCGATCGGGTCATTCCCATATACCACCGATTGGTCTGGGGGCTGGAGGCCTTGATTCCGCTGTTCGACCTATCCGTGCGTCTGTATCTGGCGCATATCTTTTGGAAAGGCGGGATGGTCAAACTCTCCAGTTGGATGTCGACAGTGATGCTCTTCACCATGGTCTACGATGTGCCGCTGCTGCCGCCGGAGATGGCCGCTTACGTAACGACGGCGGTTGAATTAGGCGGATCGTGCCTGTTGGCAGTCGGCCTGGCGGGCCGGTGGGCGGCCCTGGCGCTGTTCGGCCTCAACATCGTCGCCTCGATCTCGTATGGACAGGTATCCGAAGCCGCGCTCCAAGAAGCGTTCTATGTGGGGGTGTTGTTCCTGTATTTCGTCCTGCACGGGTCTGGCCGCTTATCGGCCGATTCCCTTGCGGAGTATCTGATTCGACGAAGGCACTCGACACGCATTGCCGAGGGAGATGGGGCCTCACATCCTGTCCTTGGCGGAAGGTAG
- a CDS encoding HvfC/BufC family peptide modification chaperone: protein MPRLHELQSAFAAAIVEGKSLPTITSIQAGSSWRSLALYRRLIRNNYVQALTITYPVLHRLVGDRYFKVFARGYLKRFPSTSGDLFAYGRHLPLFLFQLGSPRLLIELARLEWACHEVYQASDSPPLVPDQLSAVASADPSRVTFHLNTAVRLVRLSMPVHHLWHALQSDDPTTMVADRPLPDEETDVVVTRARGNIHVTALAALDFRLLDAMADRKSVAEVEQIAMEYDSEFDFSRFLASILELNLLRGVSTEGRT, encoded by the coding sequence ATGCCACGACTGCATGAGTTACAGAGTGCGTTCGCCGCAGCCATTGTTGAAGGGAAAAGCTTGCCGACCATCACGTCGATACAGGCTGGGTCCTCGTGGCGAAGTTTAGCCCTCTACCGTCGATTGATTCGAAACAACTACGTGCAGGCACTGACGATTACGTATCCAGTCCTCCATCGGTTGGTCGGTGATCGCTATTTCAAAGTGTTCGCACGCGGCTATCTGAAGCGGTTTCCCTCGACGAGCGGCGATCTGTTCGCGTATGGGCGGCATCTTCCGCTGTTCCTCTTTCAACTCGGAAGTCCACGTCTGCTCATTGAACTCGCCCGATTGGAGTGGGCCTGCCACGAGGTGTATCAGGCTTCCGACTCGCCGCCGCTCGTCCCCGACCAACTCAGCGCGGTGGCATCGGCCGATCCGTCACGCGTAACGTTTCATCTCAACACGGCCGTGCGACTGGTACGCTTGTCCATGCCGGTCCATCACCTATGGCATGCACTGCAATCGGACGATCCCACCACGATGGTCGCTGATCGGCCACTCCCAGATGAGGAGACCGACGTGGTCGTCACAAGAGCCAGAGGGAATATTCACGTGACCGCTCTCGCGGCGCTCGACTTCCGATTGCTGGACGCCATGGCCGACCGGAAGTCGGTCGCTGAAGTGGAGCAGATCGCCATGGAATACGATTCCGAGTTCGATTTCTCCAGGTTTTTGGCCTCCATTCTAGAGTTGAACCTGCTCAGGGGGGTCTCCACGGAGGGGCGCACATGA
- a CDS encoding TVP38/TMEM64 family protein, with the protein METPCADGPQPQIETHDPIPPLDQDTPSSTSTKAHLSGKVILALVIGLAIGAFFYFDLGRFLSLDALKDNRDHLLAFTEANYVAAVGVFIAAYAIVTGLSLPGAVILTLAGGFTFGAVLGTVFVNLGATTGATLAFFTARYVLRDTVERKFGTSLKPFQEGFTKNAFSYLLTLRLIPLFPFFVVNLVSGLTRVRAGTYIGATALGIIPGSFVYAYAGRQLGTINSLKEIASPNVIGAFVLLGLLALIPVVYKRFAAKPAS; encoded by the coding sequence ATGGAAACACCGTGCGCGGACGGACCTCAGCCTCAGATTGAGACACACGATCCGATCCCTCCTTTGGACCAGGATACGCCATCCTCCACGTCCACGAAGGCGCATCTGTCTGGCAAGGTGATCCTCGCGCTGGTAATCGGACTGGCGATCGGCGCCTTCTTTTATTTCGATCTTGGGCGGTTCTTATCGTTGGACGCCCTCAAGGACAATCGCGATCATCTCCTGGCGTTTACGGAGGCCAACTATGTCGCGGCGGTTGGTGTCTTCATTGCCGCTTATGCGATCGTCACCGGCTTGTCCTTACCGGGTGCGGTCATTCTCACGCTCGCCGGAGGTTTCACGTTCGGTGCCGTCCTGGGAACAGTATTCGTGAATCTCGGGGCAACGACCGGCGCAACCCTCGCGTTTTTCACCGCACGGTATGTGTTGCGGGACACCGTGGAGCGAAAGTTTGGGACATCGCTGAAACCGTTCCAAGAAGGCTTCACCAAGAACGCCTTCAGTTACCTGCTGACGTTGCGACTGATTCCGCTCTTTCCGTTCTTCGTGGTCAATCTGGTCTCCGGCCTGACCCGCGTGCGCGCGGGAACGTACATTGGAGCTACGGCGCTCGGCATCATTCCTGGATCCTTCGTGTACGCCTATGCGGGACGCCAACTCGGCACCATCAACTCCCTCAAAGAAATCGCATCGCCGAATGTGATCGGGGCCTTTGTCCTTTTAGGACTGCTCGCGCTCATCCCGGTCGTCTACAAGCGGTTTGCAGCCAAACCAGCGTCATGA
- a CDS encoding DUF3179 domain-containing protein: protein MTFASPMNRTWWHRLTSPQWRWALILTGGAVVILIAWLGLRKIPTTTFDLTHHSVPLDQLVDGGPGKDGIPAILTPTFISAQEATFLHNEDRVLGLAAGQEAKAYPVKILNWHEIVNDGIGGKAVVVTYCPLCGTGMAFEAEAQGRRHTFGVSGLLYQSDLLMYDHQTESLWSQVGMHAVAGPLTGKKLSPIVLAHTIWGEWRTAHPSTVVLSMRAASFRNYGRDPYAGYGESSELFFDTTHVDSRYHPKEWVVGIEIDGTAKAYPFVELKQVSSPIVDQVNGQRVTVRFNTASRSASILDEQGKSIPSVTAFWFAWYAFHPDTLVFNPP from the coding sequence ATGACATTCGCTTCGCCGATGAATAGGACCTGGTGGCACCGTCTCACTTCCCCACAGTGGCGCTGGGCCTTAATCCTCACGGGTGGCGCCGTAGTAATCTTGATCGCCTGGTTGGGACTCAGAAAGATCCCAACCACCACTTTCGATCTGACACACCACAGCGTCCCCTTGGATCAACTCGTCGACGGCGGTCCTGGGAAAGACGGTATTCCGGCCATTCTGACTCCCACATTCATATCCGCCCAGGAAGCCACGTTCCTCCACAATGAGGATCGAGTACTTGGGCTCGCCGCAGGCCAGGAGGCTAAGGCCTATCCGGTAAAGATTCTCAATTGGCATGAAATCGTCAACGACGGGATCGGTGGGAAGGCCGTCGTCGTCACCTATTGCCCCCTCTGCGGCACCGGCATGGCCTTCGAGGCTGAGGCACAGGGACGGAGACATACCTTTGGCGTCTCCGGCCTGCTCTATCAAAGCGACCTACTCATGTATGACCACCAGACGGAGAGCCTCTGGTCACAAGTCGGGATGCATGCGGTTGCTGGCCCACTGACTGGAAAGAAGCTCTCGCCGATTGTCCTGGCACATACGATCTGGGGGGAATGGCGCACCGCACACCCGTCCACCGTCGTCCTCTCGATGAGAGCTGCGTCATTTCGCAACTACGGTCGCGATCCGTATGCAGGATATGGCGAAAGCTCCGAGCTGTTTTTTGACACCACCCATGTCGACTCACGCTACCACCCCAAGGAGTGGGTCGTAGGCATCGAGATCGACGGGACGGCCAAAGCCTATCCATTTGTCGAGTTGAAACAAGTGTCGTCGCCAATAGTCGACCAGGTGAACGGGCAGCGAGTGACTGTGCGTTTCAACACCGCGTCCCGCAGCGCCTCGATACTCGACGAACAGGGGAAATCGATCCCCTCCGTAACGGCCTTCTGGTTCGCCTGGTATGCATTCCATCCGGACACGTTGGTGTTCAATCCACCTTGA